The DNA segment agttgcgttttggacggatcttaatatttttagctaatgttgtagaatcaagcatcaaaacacaattctttGACCAGtgtaactgacccattcttAAGTGACCGATTGATTATGGCACGCAATTGTCGGATTGATCATGACGTCACATGGACGGTCCACATAACTGTCGTGGGGCTCAGAAAAATTGTCACTATGTGCGGAAAGATTATCCTGAGGACAATCGCCAGCTATCCGCAAAAACAGAAATGGACTACTGGGGCGGAATGGTCGTCCGCCGACTGACCTGACATACAGATTTTGTACCTCACGTCATTTTTTATTCTCCGTAAATTTTTCTGGTGCTGGAGACTATTTTacgtcaaaatctcaaaatcagaTTTCTTGACTCAACTCTACAAAAATATTCCACTGACACATTTGCCGTCCGCGTCCGTAGACAAAGGTCCTTTTCTCCTTGGCTGGTTCCACATATATTGAAAGTTTAATGTAATTCTTCTAAAAAGATTAGCCGAAAGGGTCGTCCACGGCACCCGGACCGTAGGCAATCGTGACCGGTCACGAGTAGCGCGATGGAAGCTAATTAAAGAGAGAGACTAACATTTACTTTATTGAAATTTGGAAGAATTCATCCGCGGCACCCGGACCGCAGGCAATCGTGTCCGGACACGAGTAACGCGAATGAATTTAGAGACCGAAAGGAAATATTTATTGGCAGAAGGCCGGAATTTGACatgaaattattattattggAAAAGATAGAGTAAAGAAGAGGAATTTTGAATACATACTCACTTGATTGAACGAAAAGGCGTAACTGCTTTAGGAAGAAAGTTTAAGGCGCATGAAAGACATATGCGGGGCGAGTGTGCATACCCAAAGACTCTACCATAGGgttagggatgtcgatacttatccgatacttgcaaagtatcgatactttcgatcgatacttaacgatactcggcatcgatactccacgatatcgataccatgcagtatcgatgccaagaccccagtatcgacggtatcgatacttaatctgatttggccatgaagaaggcctctttttcttttttaaaaaattctctccccactatttcaccttcaagatgcactgtgacaaacgacggagtaatcaagtttctcaaaatgattatacttcaataaaaatgttaaaagctcagttcgataAGTGTAGTTAAAGGCTCAAAATAGCTGACTAAGGACGCGAACAGGGCTTTTTCGAGAGAGGCgtaaatctggcggaatttaacggccgacagacatacgcacactcagacacggcataattcagaaatagtatcgatacctcataagtatcgatacttcagctcgatgctcgataccggtatcgatgcttagagtcgataccaatatcgataccgagtatcgatacttccctgagtatcgacatccctacaTAGGGTGGTAGGTGAAGCATAATTTAGACACGGCACACGGGCCAACCCGTCAAACTTGATTTGAAAAGGAATTACGCGGACGCGTGGATTGAGTCGAGAAGACTTGCGACGGAAGGCGCCGGTGAGTATTATAATTTAGGATTTATGGAGAGAAGTAATCAAAGATGAATTTTACATATTGAAACagacaaaataataaataaaagaatTGAAATATCTAAAGGAAAGCCGGAGGGGCGAATAAAGAGCCCGCAGCGCGATCGGGCGGGCCGCGGCGGAACTAAGCGCGCGGCGCGACATGAGAAGCGGGCGGCTTGCCTAGCTGACGGAATGAAGGCTAAATATTGGTGACGCTAGCGGCGCCAACATACCGGCCCCCATTGAAATACTGGGGTgtttcaataagaaaaaaaatgtagaaagttgaaaaattccaaaagaaatatagagaaacaaatatttttgaagaaaaaattacatttgaaagaaaattatgagtGTTGATATTTCCAGTTGTCTACTCCATCGGGAGAGGACAAAAAAAATCGTTTGTCGCTCCTAGAAAATTGGAGCCGCAGTCACTCCAGAGGTCTGAAGGCTTCCCTCTGCGGCAGATAAACCGTGTGAGCGCAGCAATGAAGGAGTTAGTGGTGAGATCCGATGTTGTTTCAATGTGTACTGCTTTTGTAGAGAAGCAGACAAATACACATATGTACGTTTTCACCACTTTTGAATTTCTTAATGTCGACGTGCGGGTTTGGATGGGTCCGCCGAAGTCCATGCCTGTGCATGAAAAAGCCCGATTTGCGGTGACTCTGTTGACCGGCAAATTGCCCATCAACTGATTGACTGGCTTTGCCTTGAGTTTGAAACAAGGTATGCACTTGAGCAGGCAAGACCTAATGATAGACCTCGCagacaaaatccaaaattcttgattcagaATTGACATTAATAGAGAAGGACCAGCATGCAGATGCGTTTCATGATAATGATTGATAATGCAAATCGTTACTGGATGATTTTTAGGCATTAAAATGGGATGGCGAGCCTTATAATCGATGGAGGCTTTTTGAAGTCGGCCACCCACTCACATGAGTCCTTGAGTGTCAAGGAATGGACAAAGTCTCTGTATTTGATCACTGCATTCCTTGCCTTTGCGGAGGTTCTTGAGGTCCTCAGCGAAGGCTTCCTTTTGCACAAGCGTGCAAATTTTGTTTTGAGCTGCTGCAATCTCCTCAAGCGATAAGGGTCCATGCAGATTTGACAGAGAGCTATCAATTTTTCTTGCTCTAATGTTGTTGACAAAACGTAGTATGTAGGCCATCACGCGTTTCAGAGAAGGCCACCAGGAGAAGCGCTGAAAGAGATCCCAGGTTGTGGGTTGCTCCTTGAGGTGAAGACTTGTTGCTGATTCAGGTTTCATAGcacctttgatgaattcatcTTCCCGTTTAGTTGGGTTCTTTATTGAGACAGGCCATTCTGATTTTGGTCCGCTGAGCCATTTTGGGCCGGACCACCACATTTCAGCGTTCATCAGCTCTGCTGGCAGCAAACCTCTAGAGGCACAGTCTGCAGCGTTCTCTTCTGATGGTACATGTCTCCAGGACTCTGGTGATACGTTTTCTTGAATCTCCGCAACTCTGTTCCCCTCATAGGTCTTGAGGCGATAAGCTGGAGTTTGGATCCAACCCAGGGCTACGGTGGAGTCCGTGAAGGCGTGGGTTTCTGCGATCTCGAAATCCTCTgctaaaattgattttgcgtATGCCAAAAGTTTTGACAAGAGGTGAGCTCCGTTGAGCTCTAATCGAGGTATGCTTAAGGTTTTGAGGGGCGAAACTCTGTTTTTAGCCATGAATAATCGCACTTTTGAGTCTGTATTACTTCTGATGTAGATTACGGCAGCAAATCCCTTTTCTGAACCATCGCAAAATCCACAAAGCTCTATAGAAGTGCAATTTTTTGACACGAGAAGTCTATCaatgagaatattttcaaagagtgGCAATTCTGTGGTAAATTGGTTCCACAGGCACAGAGTTTCTGAGGGAACCGGTTCGTCCCAGTCGAGCCCTTTAGTCCAGATGATTTTCATGAAAGTTTTACACCATAGACTAGTTGGGGCTAAAAAGCCGCACGGGTCATAAATTCGAGCTATGACTGATAAAATTGTGCGTTTCGTGTTAGCAGGcattatacttttaattttgtaggATAAAGCATCCTTAGGTTTTATCCATCGTAGACCTAAAATGCCGAATGATAGATCATTAGGATCCGTGAAATCAAGAGGTTTTTCGAGGTCTTCCTGaggtatttttgccaaaatttcaggTGAATTGCTGACGATTTTTCGTAATGAGAAATGACATAAGCCGCATAAATCgattaattcttgaaaaagaCACTCAGCTGTGTTCACGGTTTTCACGGAGGTTACGATGTCATCAACCAGAATATTTTTGCGCAGTACTGGCGCTGCCAATGGAAATTTATGACCTTCATCTGTCACCAATTGATGTATTGAGCGGACCGCTAAAAATGATGAGCTGGTGAATCCGAAAGTTACTGTTGTGAGTTGATACACAGTTATCGGTTCATTTTCTGATTCGcgccaaaaaattaattgataatttctATCAGATTCATCCATGTTAATTTGTCTGTACATTTGGCGTATATCACAAACTAATACGATTGGATGAAATCTAAAACGGGCGACTACATCAACAAGCTCATTTTGCAGTTTAGGGTCACACAAAAGTTGAGAATTCAAGGATTCTCCGTTGTCAGTTTTCATACTGGCATCCATGACTACGCGACACTTAGTGGTACTGCTGGAATCCTTAAGTACAGGATGATGAGGTAAAAAATAATTAGgctgcgaaaaatcaaaattattcaatGTGGCAACCTTTTTCATGTGCCCAAGTTGCTCGTACTCTCTCATGTACTCCGTATAAAGAGCTTTGAGCTTTGGATTTGAGGCGAGCTTTTTCTCTAAGGCGTGAAATCTCCTTAAAGCCTGAGGGTGCGATTTACCCAAATTAGGACTTCCATTTTTGAATGGCAGGCGCACACTATAACGACCATTTTCCAGCCTGGTGTGCGTTTCTTGATAGTGTTTTTCACACGCGAGCTCTGCAGGgctcaatttttgagcttgagGTGGTTCTTCTGACCGCCAAAAGCGCTCCATAGTTTCCTGAATAGAAGGAACAGTGCTTGTTAACAAAGAGATCGATGAGTCATGACTTTGATCAAGAGTTGGACCAAAAAGCGCGTCTCCGAAGACAGTAGGCAAGGCCATTGGCATGTTAGGGCCAAGAGAAATCGGTGTCCCAGAAATTAGGGTTGGCATTAAATCAGCGCCAAACAGAATGTCGATTGGGCCTTTGACGTAAAACTCAGGATCCGCCAATTTGAAATTGCGCGCGTAAGTACGCAGCTCACTGGAAACAGGGTGCGACGGAAGTGGAGCTGTAATAGCATCAAGAACATCTACGGAGTGATTCTGTGTCACAAGAATGTTTTCAGATGTTAAGACATTTATTTTGGTGCTCCCGCGTACATTCACTGGTACCTCTGAAATGCCGCTCAAAGGAGAGTTTTTAGGATAGCATTTGAGATGTAGCTTTTGAGAAAGTTGCGCTGTGATTATCGTTCTTTGAGCACCGGAGTCCAGAATTCCGCGGACCATGATACTACGATTCGAATGGCCTGAAATTCGAGCCTTAACCGTGGCTAGTAGCACAGTAGTACGAGCAGGGATCGCGTCTGCAACGGTTGTTGCTACAACTGTTGCTGGTTTAGTGGAATCATCGTTTTTGGCATCTGAACTTTCAGTATGGAGCAATGTATTATGAGCTTTAAGGCACACTCGACAAGTCCATGTAGAATTGCACTGGTCGACGGGGTGCGAACGCAGACAATTTTTGCAGAGTCTGTGCTGCTGCGCTATTGAAGAGCGCTCTCGGaccgatttttgtaaaaacgcTTCACATTTGAAAACTGGATGAGGTTCTTTACAAAGTGGGCATGGATCGGTCCAATTGTTTGATTTAGATGAGttgtttggttttttcaaactactctttttattagattttttctgatttcgttCATTCGAGTCAGAATTTGCTCCAGTTCCTACTAGAGCTCgagcatttttctgttgagccTTGGGTTTCGGATTTGAGGAAGAAAGTTCTTCAACCAGAAGAGTTtccttttcaagaaaattaataagTTCATCAATTTTAGGAAACTTGGCATCCTTGCCTCGATAATCTTCAAATCGCTTTTTGAAATAGTGATTCATTTTGCGTAATAACGCCGCAACGAGGAGATGAGGATTTTCTTCTTTGTACCCTAGACCTTCAAGCGCTTGAGTATGCTCGCGGTATTGCGTAAGAAAGGTTGGAATATGCTctgttttggaaatttcaggcaaatccaAAAGTCCATGTAAGTGATGGACAACGTGACGTCTCTCGCACTGGTACCTTTTACACAAGAGGTCATAAGCAACATCGTAATTTTGTTCTGTGATGTTAAGTCCTTTTACAAGATCAAGGGCTTCACCGCGAAGTGAGCTTAAGAGGTACTGGAATTTTTGAACTGATGATAATTCCGGCAGAGAGTGCACTGTGACGTTAAAAACGTTGAAGAATGAGCTCCAGGtctcaatttttcctgagaaTTGAGGCAACTCCATTTTTGGAAGTCGTACTGACGCTGCTGATTTTTGAGATGATAAAGAACGTGTTGAATTTGGGTTTTCATTATGCGAGCTTTTTAGAGAGTTGAACTTGGCTTTCACTTCGTAAAAGAGCTCCTCAAATTGTTCCATCTCAGATTTTAAGTCAGTTCTCTTCTGCTCCGACATGTGAGAAGAGAGACGGACGAGTTCGGAAAAATTTTCCTCGTGTTCCTTCCACAGACTTTCAAGATGCTCACAGCGAGCAAGAAAAATTCCGCGTTTTTCCGGCAAATTTTCTGATAGTGCATTTGTGTCTTGTACACGTTTGAAAAGCAATGAGTTCCTACTGAGAATCTCGTTTACTCTAGAGAGTTGCTCTTCCTGCACTTTTGCCTTTCTTGGAGCCATATTTGAAAGAAGGAGACACgtttttgatgcttatttttgagaGCAGTGGACTgtatttttaaactgaaaattttgcaagttcAAATCCGGCTCGGAGGACCAATGAAAGTTTAATGTAATTCTTCTAAAAAGATTAGCCGAAAGGGTCGTCCACGGCACCCGGACCGTAGGCAATCGTGACCGGTCACGAGTAGCGCGATGGAAGCTAATTAAAGAGAGAGACTAACATTTACTTTATTGAAATTTGGAAGAATTCATCCGCGGCACCCGGACCGCAGGCAATCGTGTCCGGACACGAGTAACGCGAATGAATTTAGAGACCGAAAGGAATTATTTATTGGCAGAAGGCCGGAATTTGGTatgatattattattattggaaAAGATAGAGTAAAGAAGAGGAATTTTGACTACATACTCACTTGATTGAATGAAAAGGCGTAACTGCTTTAGGAAGAAAGTTTAAGGCGCATGAAAGACATATGCGGGGCGAGTGTGCATACCCAAAGACTCTACCATAGGGTGGTAGGTGAAGCATAATTTAGATACGGCACACGGGCCAACCCGTCAAACTTGATTTGAAAAGGAATTACGCGGACGCGTGGATTGAGTCGAGAAGACTTGCGACGGAAGGCGCCGGTGAGTATTATAATTTAGGATTTATGGAGAGAAGTAATCAAAGATGAATTTTACATATTGAAACagacaaaataataaataaaagaatTGAAATATCTAAAGGAAAGCCGGAGGGGCGAATAAAGAGCCCGCAGCGCGATCGGGCGGGCCGCGGCGGAACTAAGCGCGCGGCGCGACATGAGAAGCGGGCGGCTTGCCTAGCTGACGGAATGAAGGCTAAATATTGGTGACGCTAGCGGCGCCAACATATATTTATTTAACTATTTCTTcgactgatttttattttatttttacacagaaaaacgatatagtgctgagcactTACTgcttagatcaaatggagccagctgatATGACAGTACTGCTGAGACCTGCAGtctgtagggctggaccctTAAGTTTTAGGCTCAGCGCTACTGCCATATACTAGCTGGATCCActtgatctaaacagttagcGCTCAGCACTATATCGTTTTTCCGTGTAGCTATTGTTCATTTAAGAGTAGAATCAATCATTTTTGTTACTGAGCACTGGTGTAATTGCAACTTCTAGGATGGCATTTAGGATCGGCGAGTTAGTTTTGAACAATACAATCGACGAGAGAGCCACACCGAAGATTTATCGGCCCGCAAAAATCGCTGTGCACCCGAGATTCGGCGATGATACAACGGAGGGCTTCGACATCGCAGTTATCACCCTGGATTCCGAGGTACAATTTACAGGTAATGGACTGTTTCAGTCCTACTTCATCGACGGGCATATAGGCATAGGCGGATCcggcaacttggcaacatcggatcactcccatttaaacctatgctaaataatcgattcttgtcggagcacctggtccctccaaaaatcgatgaATTTCCATAGGcctaaatggagaaaagacaacgttaccaatggagatgttgcatgtgtgaggaatttacgatttgactattgattcttacgtaaaagttcacgagaaacacgatggtgccactggttttctctgaaagcaacTCCCAGGTTCAAGAAAAGCGctccaagttgaggccaaaatggaggggatatcccacgctatcctgagagtccacgtctacatcaagacaaactctccatgcaaagatagggagcaaatacattgacagggctgccactttatttggagactctaaaactgaaaacacggcaaccctgctaatgtatttgctccctatctttgcatggagagtctgtattgatgtagaggtggactctcaggatagcgtgggatatcccctccattttggcctcaacttgagagctttttttgagcttgggagttgatttcagagaaaaccagtggcatcgtgtttctcgcgaacttttacataagaatcaacagtcaaatcccaaaatcttcacacatgcaacatgtcCATTACAAACTCATGATGATCCAggcaaaatgacaaaaatacctTTCTACTTGCAACTTTTGGCCTCtatatggacggagttaaacagaaaggaaccaagccacatcgagatcgaaccgagaaaaagaggcttaaagtttagctcctgcacaagactcaatgtaaaagataaacttcaagttcaatttctgcaaaatttgctccaacaaaaactttgaattttcggcgatagatagtagagcagtggttgagttcaaaaccactcataactcaatttttttccaatatgtgggttggttcctttctgcttaactcagtccatataGACcccgttaaacagaaaggaaccaagccaccaTCAGCTTTTGCTAAAAATTGGgccttttgattttttacatgaaaaccaTTGTGCgggttttcgtgcaaatttcagtgaattttctccatagtgcgaagcgaatgccttacaattttcaagggaatccgcacaaacgttctcttataaaaaattaaattgcccagttaaatttggcagtagctacTGCGGCTCGCTTCCTTTCTGCTTACCGCGGTCCATGTGATCGGTTGATAAGTCGGGTGACAGAATGAATAGAACAATAAATAAGTACCGATGAAGAAAACCTGCATGAAATTATTGGAGCTTGCGTATTGCGTTAGTCTCGACTGAAACATGAGCGCAACAACCACGGTCATGGTAACATGACCAGATGCATATCTTACAAATTATATTTAATTCTTTGGAAAGGAAGAAATTAGTTCCAAAAATAATTAAGGACGTGCGGCGCATCGGTCAGAAATTCAGTTCGTATAATAACGTAGCAAGGAATACTCCCAGGAACCATGAAATCTCCCGAATATTCTGGACCaatcattaattaattttataaaaactaCTTAAGTCTGTGACATATTCTCCAGCAATACTGACAAAGATTTCCCTTTGaaaggggaaaatatttttctcaaaaaaacctAACCGCCAATTCGcatttcttcctctttcctcgTTGTATTTTAGGTAAATCTTCTGAAACAAACACCATCCGATTTTAAATTGCAAGCTTATCGCTCATTCATTTCTCTAACTTCCGGGCTTTAGAACGGTTCGATTAGCACAATTCATACtgtttttctcaactttttacTTTTGTTTAAGTTTTTTTCAGAACTACCATTTCAATTGCTCTAAAAATCTATATACTTACTTTCAGTATTAATTTCAAagatatttttagtagaaactGCACTGTTGCCCATTCTGATGCTATAATCATCTGGAAAGATTTTGCgagttcaaaaattaattaatgtaaGGCAATGTTGAAATCAACTTTATTCATATAGTGACAAGTTTAAAATTGAGTAATGTCCAAAATTTCAGTACATTACTATTGTTTCTCTAAAATCTCAATCATAATGTGAttatttcagataaaattaatatttctgaATGTATCACTGTTTTAAATGTTATTATAATGACTCACACTTGAATGTAGAAGTCTGGAAAAATCATTTGCCTGTTTCAGTTTATCCACTCTCGATTAATTTTTGTTATCTTCGCATGATCCAATTTATGAATTGATAGATCTCATCAGACCCATTTGTCTTCCCACCagagattttttcttcaaggATGACTTTGAAGGAGAAACGGTAACCGTCGTCGGTTGGGGCAAACGGCAAGATAAAAGTAAGTATTCGTATAATTGCATTCAacggattttaaaatttgcctcttttaaaattttggcggATTTACttagagttttaaaaattcataaagtCTTAGAACCTAAAGACCTTGAAACCCTAAGAGGATAAGTTTCTCGAAAATTTAACACTTTAATTTACCGAAActtgaaaaatcctaaaatcAGAGCACCAAAATGCcaataaaataaaggaaaacttgaaagaaaggaagaaagaaagaaagaaaattctaCCGCATGGTAACACTTTTGAATTTGAGTAAAAGTTTGTGTAAATTTATATTACGCTTTTCCTTCCTTGTTTAAGCCCTCCCTCATCACCTCCTCAAGAGGCGGAACTGACCAAGGTATGGCCACGAGTACGGCCCTCTGTTGTGCAACTGaaattaattggactgcattttgcattagGGACTACAGTTTCTGGCCTATCTGTAAAAATACGTATGCATGGGGAAACCAAcgatacatacgttgtttctaaactgagtttggatttttagttccaaattgcaaaatgtggtccaattggaGCAACTGCCCTCTAAAATCCGTGATTCGATTTTCAGGGGGTGCCCCTAGCTCCAATCAGCTGATGCAAGTGCAGCTTCCCATACTGAGCTCAGTGGAGTGCCTTACATTGCTGCAACGCATTCAAATTAAGTTTTCCCCTGATGGCTTCTGTGCGTATTCAGAGAATAAAGATGCTTGTCAGGTGAGTCCTAgttttttccgttttaaaatgacatttttttccgAAGCAAGCATCCAACTAAAAATGGGAGCTGTGCCAGCTCCCGTAAAATCTCTAGCTTAACAAATTTCAAAGGTGGTTAGGTGTCCTAGAGCGCCCTAGTGCGGTATGAAAGGAACTTGCTCATTTATATTTGAGCCTTTCTCAAAGGTGCGTACAAAGAAGCACGGGTTCTTGACATACGTCTTTCCGGCGTAGCACAAAAGCGGTAGAGCTTTCTACTTAGGTTGATCAAGTATTTCACGTAGGGGATGTAAAGTACCCGAGTCATCCCAAAAGTGcacggaaaaattatgattatagTATAGGTAACCAGACTTTATGGTATACGTATAACTACAAGTTTACCTGATTTTAAATAAATGTTATAGATTCTAAGATCTTGATTTTCGCACCAGTATAACTCAATTTAGAGTTTCTTGATTCTTTCAATTCTTGTGCGCGTTCGCATATTATGCGTACATATAAAATCAGTGCAATATCAACGTGAacaaagattatttttttctgatcaaGTTATCATGTTACAACTCACTATAATGCCAAAATGAAATAAGTGTTTATAAGCATAGTGACGTAATAATGAGCCGCATTATCAGGACCATTACCTAATAATTCATGGTCATTTCTTTTCAGGGTGACAGCGGTGGCCCGACAATGTTGTACAGAGATGGAAAATGGTATTTGTACGGAGTGGTATCTTATGGGCGTGGTTGTGCTCGAAAAGAGGCGCCTGGTGTGTACAACAAAGTCCACACCCATCTGAAATTTATTGTTGATTCGTTGGGCTAAGTGCAGGATCACTTTTGAGTTGGAAAATCAAGTTCGTCGCTTGATTAAGGGCATTTTAAACTCTCAACACATTTTACGATGAGGGGGTTTCGAGATGAAACAACTGAAATACTTGAGTCTAACCACCGAATTCTAAACGaccgaaaaaaagaacaaaaaaaccaATTGAATTTGTTATTTCGGGACTTGATGTTACAAAATGTTCAATAGTTCATCTACATAGCTATACTTGAATTATTAGACATCTTTGGAATTCGTGTCTTATGACAAAAAACTCTCTTGTTGATTAAAAGTCTCGTATAACATCAAAAGCTCTTTTACTAATTTCGTCCAAAGCCCGAAAAACTGTAATTATGAATGGAATAAAgctaaatttgagaaaaaatgtacTGCTAGTTTATCCGTATTTGAAAGCATTAGAAATTTGATCACTCGAATTAAAAAACACGAAGTCACGGACTGCTCTAGTGTCACGTCCCGAACATAAATG comes from the Bemisia tabaci chromosome 7, PGI_BMITA_v3 genome and includes:
- the LOC109041083 gene encoding venom protease — translated: MNASAWMLKLVISAILFLLTPPAQTFSDEDIETTINREIVEKLSSLPGQDICGTSRTIQGRIVGGMPAKLGDWPWAVGMGLTLKYNNAYRFACGAALISNRHLVTAAHCFKDFKEPSFQPKNQNFDTEGMAFRIGELVLNNTIDERATPKIYRPAKIAVHPRFGDDTTEGFDIAVITLDSEVQFTDLIRPICLPTRDFFFKDDFEGETVTVVGWGKRQDKRGAPSSNQLMQVQLPILSSVECLTLLQRIQIKFSPDGFCAYSENKDACQGDSGGPTMLYRDGKWYLYGVVSYGRGCARKEAPGVYNKVHTHLKFIVDSLG